The sequence TATCCCTTTCCAACTATTCAAATCCCTAAATATATTGTTCATtacttctaattttttttaatcgcaattcatgcatctcGGCTTCGCAATCACAGTACCATATCCCTAAATAGATTTAAGTTGACACGACTCCTTCCGCACACCAAATGGATTCGGCGTCGCACGGTATCGGAGTCTGGTCAACGATCATCTCCACGGAGTTGCATGCCAGCCTTGAATCACACGCCATTTTCCACATGCCTCGTCTTGACGGAGACGTGTCGAGTTCCCACTAGTCCGCGGGCCTTCTCTGGTGCCCACCGTGTTGTCTCTTGTCCGAGACGCCCAAACGTGGGGATAGCGGAAATCGTTCCCCTATCCCAAGTTGGTTCTTGCTTTATCTTTGACGTCAGCGTGGAGCAATCTAGTGGGCCCCGCGACTGGGAAAAGTTCTCCTGTGTTTGGTTGTGGCGAGTGGATGAGAGAATTGGATGGTTCTTGATGCAAGCGTCATCGGAGAGGATCCACTTCTATAAACCGAAGAGAGGGTAGTCCTCGACGACGGTTCCCTTCTTCGAGAGCGAGACCGACAGCGAGGGAGACGAAGCGGAGCTCGAATGGAACGCAGCCTCTTCCTCTCTAGACCTTCCACCGACCATGGGGCGCTTCTCGCCTCCCCATTCTCCGCTGCCTCCCTGACCGCCTTCCGGAGGCGCCGTTTCCTCCCTCACGACTCATCCCTCAAGGTACCTCTTTTTCCCTCTCCTCCCCCTTCTTTCGACTACGGCCCTGCTGGTTGATGATCTTAGCTTGATGATGGAGGGCTTTGTCGATTGTTGAGATGATAGGGTCGAGGTGGTTTGATATAGACTTCTCTTTGTGGAATTTTCCTGGTTTCGTATAAGATTCCACTTAGTCGAATCCTTAGCTTCATCTTGGTTCTGCTTTTTTGGTTTCCAAGTGAATCTATCGTGCTGTGTCAGGATTTTAGCCGCTGAGAGAAATATCTTTTCCCCCTTTTTTGCGCTATTTGAGGGTTATGCCAGTGCCGTTATCTTCAGAAACCAAAAGGGTTTGCAATAGTTATGTTGGCAAATATCTCCCTATTGAACGATAAAAACCAAATTTctggtaatctctggtttgtcgaGAGGAGCCACCGTACTTCCTTACGAGTGTTTTGGGCTGGATCATTATAGTCTGGGCAACTTGGCGTTCTGGTCGGTAGAACAATTGAAATCCTTAGTGGCTGACTAGCCTCGTTCGTAATGCTTCTTATACAGAATATAACAAAGCACCATTTATTGGTAAGACCAGATAATTTCACTAAAGAATTTATTGGTAACTCCTATTACCCTCCTAATGCATCTCTTGTCTAATCGTGTAACATCCAGAATAGTTGTTCATGCTGTAGCTTCATCTGTCCGCTTAATTGCattcataaaattatataaaatgttCTTGAATTTGAAATTCATGGTTCGTTTATGTTGTTTATGATATATtatccaaaaagaacttatactttGTACTTCCAATTTCCAGATTCAAAATCAGCTTCATTCCATATCGTCTCTTGTTTTAGGAGCCTCTAGTAGCACAGTAAGATGTGAAGCAAGCATGTACAAGTATGTATATGTGCATCTTTCTCTCATTTTTATCTGCCATGATATTGTTGAATAGAACCTCTATTCAACCCATTCTTTATATTCTTGAGTTTTTTTAGCTTTATTTTTCTTGTCATTTTACTTCTCATGAAGCTAATttcatttatcaatttttttgggATTGACTCAAACAGTTCAAGGATTGAGAATACTCTATTGTTGTTGACATGAATTTTGCATGAACATAGAGACAACTGTGAGATTTGAATGAAGGTCATGAACTCAAGTTAGCCTAATCTTGTTTGGCTAAACTGTGATCCCTTAGAAGTTATTGATTATTGCTAATCAACACACTTccagatttttgttttatgaattcTGCTGTGCTTGTTCCTCACTTGTGTGTTTCGTATCACAAATTTGAcgtatgattttgtttattctCCATCACTTCCATATATTCTATTCTTTTACCATGTTTTGTGTTTGTTTATGCACCATTTGTTCTAAATAAAATTTGATTACACTTTAGCTTTATGGTGGTCGTCATCTGAATCATCCTGTGATAGACTACCATGAACTTCCTATGTGCAGTCGTATAGAACATGTGGCTCATCAATTGGACAAATGATAACCCAAAGGGTTTGCTGTTAGCAAAATTTTGTAGATCTAAGCATGTAATTGTATCTATAATAGATTAGATGattaatataagattttttgATATTAGTTAGGAGATGGCATTGCCACCCAAAATAAAATTCATAGATTACCTTCTGTATAATGTGCTAAATAAGATGATATATATCTCCTCTCAAAGCTTGCTAAACACTCTTCTGGGgttaaattttgaattttttaattggTGGCAAAGGCATGCTGTATTAGCAAGGTTGTGCTTGGAATATATGAatttagaatttgaagatcagatCTGTGTCTCCTTGCATTTGTTCCACAAGTAAttccaaaatttctcattaaagaGGAGATATCGTCAATTCTATTAAATCAATTAGAGTATGCTTCCGTATTAGGAAGGAGAATCTATCTCTTGATCTACCCAAGTAACTTGTATTATCTTGTGAATATATCAGTATGTTTCAGTTCAATGCTTGCAACTGCAACTAAGCATAATAACATTAAAAAAGGAAGCCAGCTATTTAACTTTTTGTCATGCAACTTGTGAGAAATTCTGTGGTCTGTTTTCAGTTTACATTGGCATTTGAGGTAAGATCTACTTTTTTATCTAATTCGTTTTGAAATCTCATTATTTTTCTGAACGAGTTGATATGAAGCTATTTGGCCATATTAATGCATTTGACTTCCTGTATTTGCGGCTGATGAAGCTTTTTCGTTTTTCTGTTGTAGcagttccttttttttcttttacctaTTGGATcacattataaatattttttattcatcactgcTTCACTGTGTTGGATAGAACAAATAAGTTTATTTACATTGTTATAATTTATGTTCCGATTTGTTTTTTTGGCAAAGGTTGATGGTAATCTGTGTTTCAGCAGGCAAACTGTTGAAACAGTTGACTTGGACTGGGATAATCTTGGATTTGCACTGTTTCCCACTGATTATATGTACATGATGAAATGTTCTCAAAATGGAATGTTTTCAAAAGGCGAATTGCTGCGTTATGGACCCCTTGAATTGAGTCCATCCTCTGGAGCATTACATTATGGACAGGTTAGCAAAGAATTACATTCAGGACTCTTTTGTATTTAAATTTCATAGACATAGCAGCAATTTATGAAATTAAGCTTGTGGATAATTGTAGTTACTCATATCCGGTATGTCCATTTTCCTTCTCAAAGCATGATGTGCTGTTTTTTGAATATAATGATAAACACTGGGAGAAAGACTTTAAATTGTTGGAAATAATATTGTTAAAAGGCTGTATTTTCTTCCATTTTTGTTGATAAATACTCGACCGAAAGCATTTTGGTTTGCCTTCCTTGTTTTTTCTATGCTTTGGGAGCTGGAACTTTTTGTTTTGTTAACTTCAACACTGAAATCGGAAGTTTTTAGCACCTTTGGACGATCATTTGAGAGGAGTCTCTGACATGGATAATGCTGTGCATGGCGAACTGGTATGCAATAATTTCCTCAAAAGGCCAAGTGGTACACTACAAAGTTGATCATTTCTAGGGTGGCACTTGGATTAGGACGAGGAGAAAAAGGTCTTCATGTCAAAACTCTGTGTTGCACCATGGCATATCAATGGACCaaccatttttttaaaaaaatggaaAAGCCAAAGATATAATTTGTCTTATTTGATTTGTACTTTGGACTAATTTTTTGATGTCTTTTGATGGTCAACTTCTTACAATTACCAAACTTCTTACAATTACCACTTATCACAAGAGCTGGCCTTTAGCATTATGTGAACAAAATAGTATGTTGCATGCATACCTGAAGATCATCTAAGTTGAAGTTCAaagcagggtctgccgtaccgaactatactgcccggtacgggcggtacataccggtccgacaggttgttggTACGCAGACcatctgttaccggtccgagtgaactgtagcactgtagcagtgctacactacttggcacacctgagtgtaccgctcggtacacctggttgTACtgatcggtataccgtaccgtaccggtaccgagcccagatcgaaataccggtacggtacggtattgcgaatggAGCTGTTGCATGTGTATAGAAGAAATATGTCCATGACAAAAAGTCTATAGTAATATATATGGTTTTATTTCAGGGATTATTTGAAGGTTTAAAAGCATACAGGAAGGAAGACGGATCTGTTCTACTTTTTCGACCTCAAGAAAATGCCCTGCGAATGAGAATTGGTGCAGACCGGATGTGTATGCCTTCACCAACAATTGACCAATTTGTTGATGCTATAAGGTTAACTGTTTTGGCAAATAAACGATGGGTAGCTTGCAACTCCACTATCATGGTTTAAGTTATAGCATTTCTATGTGGATTATAAGTTGTCTGATATCCTTTATGCAATGCAGGTACCACCAACTGGTAAAGGCTCTTTGTACATTAGACCACTCCTTATTGGGAGTGGTGCTGTTCTTGGTGTTTCACCAGCTCCTGAGTATACATTTCTTGTTTTTGTCTCACCTGTTGGAAACTATTTCAAGGTTGGTCAGTTTCAAGTTTTTGAAGTTGCTTTTTATTTTCGTTTTCTTGTCTCAAAATAAGGGTGATCAATTTCTACTCCATACAGCATGAAAAATGTAGCATATATGTAAGACTAATTTTTTTATCAGCATCAGAAGAAGGCAAAAAATCATCTTCTTTGAAACCCTAAAGATAACCTGCTCTTGATTAgggcatgaaaaatatcaagatgagAATACCAAATTTAATTaacgaaaataaaatatatatgcaAGCCATCAAATCTTGGTGTGATACTCTGTCTGATATGGCttaaatatgtatgtgaaatCATTGATGGTTTGAAGT comes from Musa acuminata AAA Group cultivar baxijiao chromosome BXJ3-3, Cavendish_Baxijiao_AAA, whole genome shotgun sequence and encodes:
- the LOC103978345 gene encoding branched-chain amino acid aminotransferase 2, chloroplastic isoform X2, which encodes MERSLFLSRPSTDHGALLASPFSAASLTAFRRRRFLPHDSSLKIQNQLHSISSLVLGASSSTVRCEASMYKQTVETVDLDWDNLGFALFPTDYMYMMKCSQNGMFSKGELLRYGPLELSPSSGALHYGQGLFEGLKAYRKEDGSVLLFRPQENALRMRIGADRMCMPSPTIDQFVDAIRLTVLANKRWVPPTGKGSLYIRPLLIGSGAVLGVSPAPEYTFLVFVSPVGNYFKEGLAPINLIVENEYHRAGPGGTGGVKTIGNYASVFRALKKAKENGYSDVLYLDCIHKKYLEEVSSCNIFVVKNKVISTPEVKGTILPGITRKSIIDVARGQGYQVEERPVSVEELLDVDEVFCTGTAVVVAPVGSITYLERRVEYGNKGIGVVSQQLYSSLTRLQMGLSEDKMGWTMQLE
- the LOC103978345 gene encoding branched-chain amino acid aminotransferase 2, chloroplastic isoform X1 translates to MERSLFLSRPSTDHGALLASPFSAASLTAFRRRRFLPHDSSLKIQNQLHSISSLVLGASSSTVRCEASMYNRQTVETVDLDWDNLGFALFPTDYMYMMKCSQNGMFSKGELLRYGPLELSPSSGALHYGQGLFEGLKAYRKEDGSVLLFRPQENALRMRIGADRMCMPSPTIDQFVDAIRLTVLANKRWVPPTGKGSLYIRPLLIGSGAVLGVSPAPEYTFLVFVSPVGNYFKEGLAPINLIVENEYHRAGPGGTGGVKTIGNYASVFRALKKAKENGYSDVLYLDCIHKKYLEEVSSCNIFVVKNKVISTPEVKGTILPGITRKSIIDVARGQGYQVEERPVSVEELLDVDEVFCTGTAVVVAPVGSITYLERRVEYGNKGIGVVSQQLYSSLTRLQMGLSEDKMGWTMQLE